The DNA region GGGAACGGGATGCAGTGGTCGCCTCAGAACTACGATCACAAGTACCGGGGTCCCGTGACGCTCCGGGCCGCGCTCGCGCACTCGGTGAACGTGCCGGCGGCAAAGCTCCTCCAGAAAATCGGCACCGGAGTCGTCACGTCCTACGCCCGGCGCATGGGCGTGCGGAGCCGTCTCGTGAACGATCTCTCGCTCGCGCTCGGCACGTCCGAGGTCAACCTGCTCGAGCTGACGTCGGCGTACGGCGTGTTCGCGAACCAGGGCATCCGGACGGCCCCCTCCTACGTGCTCCGGGTGGAGGACAAGAACGGGAAGGTTCTGGAGCAGACGCGCACGTCGGCCGAGGAGGTGCTGAGCCCCGAGACGGCGCTCACGATGACGAGCATGCTCGTGAGCGTCGTGGAGAACGGGACCGCCGCGGCGACGCGGGCGCTCGGCCTGGCCGTGCCGGCCGCGGGGAAGACGGGCACCACCGACGACTACACGGACGCCTGGTTCGTCGGCTACACGCCGAACCTGGTCACGGGCGTCTGGGTGGGCTTCGACCGGAAGCAGAAGATCGGTCCCGGCATGACCGGCGCCGCGGCGGCGCTCCCGATCTGGGTGGACGTGATGGCCGCGGCGACCAAGGGGAAGGCAGCTCAGGATTTCCCGGTGCCGAGCGGCGTCGTGAGCGTCCTCATCTGCACGCAGACGGGGCTCCTCGCGAACCCGGCCTGCACCGAGACGGAGCTGGAGCTCTTCCACGAGGGCGTGCAGCCGAGCAGCTTCTGCAACGTGCACACGGGCGACGCGCCCGCCGCGGAAGCGATCGACCTGCACGAGACGGACAGCGAGGCCCCGCCCGAGGAGCGGCTCCGGCTCTAGCGAAGCTCGAGCCGCATGATCCGGCGCGTCTCGCTCGGACGCGCCGCCTCCCGGAAGCCCGCCTTCCGGAACGCGCCCGCCACACCGGTGAACACCCAGGCGTCCGCCTGGACCGATCCCTTCCGCGGCTCGCTCGGATATCCCTCCAGAACCGAAACCTTCTGCTTCCGCGCATACGCCGCCGCTGCCCGGAGGAGGATCACGGTGACGCCCTGCCTGCGGTAGTCGCGCGCGACGAAGAAGCAGGTGATCGACCAGACCGGCTTCTCGTCCAGCCGTTTCAGCGTGCGCGACCGGTCGAGCCCCGGGGTGTCCTCCCGCGGGGCGAGCGCGATCCACCCCACGGGCGTCTTCCCCGCGTAGGCGAGGAGCCCGGTGGGCGCACCGCTCCGGACGATCGCGCGCATCGCGCGGCGATTGCCGTCCCCCTTGCCACGCGTCCACTCCGAGCGCGGGATTCGCCACCACAGGCACCAGCATCCCGCGCACGCGCCGCGAGGGCCGAAGAGCGTCTCGAAGTCGTCCCACCGCTCGGGCGTGAGAGGCAGGACGCGGATCGCTCCCTTGGCGGCCGCCGGCTTGGCGGCCGCGGGCTTCGCGGCCACAGCCTTCGCGGAGCGGGTCACGCGGAGATCTCCTCCAGGACGAGCGGAACGGCTTCGGGCTCGCGGTCCTCGATCGAGTAGGCGCGCCGCACCGCCTCGGCCCAGTCCGGCGCGTCCCGATGCGCTTCGATCACGGCGACCGCCTCTCCCTCGCGCACGGAGGCGCCCCGCTTCGCGACCAGTCGAATGCCGACCGCCGGGTCGACGGGGTCCTCCTTCCTCGATCGCCCCGCCTTCATCGCGACGAGGAGGACGCCCAGCGCGCG from Candidatus Eisenbacteria bacterium includes:
- a CDS encoding GNAT family N-acetyltransferase, encoding MTRSAKAVAAKPAAAKPAAAKGAIRVLPLTPERWDDFETLFGPRGACAGCWCLWWRIPRSEWTRGKGDGNRRAMRAIVRSGAPTGLLAYAGKTPVGWIALAPREDTPGLDRSRTLKRLDEKPVWSITCFFVARDYRRQGVTVILLRAAAAYARKQKVSVLEGYPSEPRKGSVQADAWVFTGVAGAFRKAGFREAARPSETRRIMRLELR